One part of the Arabidopsis thaliana chromosome 1 sequence genome encodes these proteins:
- the NAC015 gene encoding NAC domain containing protein 15 (NAC domain containing protein 15 (NAC015); CONTAINS InterPro DOMAIN/s: No apical meristem (NAM) protein (InterPro:IPR003441); BEST Arabidopsis thaliana protein match is: NAC domain containing protein 70 (TAIR:AT4G10350.1); Has 2985 Blast hits to 2980 proteins in 75 species: Archae - 0; Bacteria - 0; Metazoa - 0; Fungi - 0; Plants - 2985; Viruses - 0; Other Eukaryotes - 0 (source: NCBI BLink).), producing MSSSNGGVPPGFRFHPTDEELLHYYLKKKISYEKFEMEVIKEVDLNKIEPWDLQDRCKIGSTPQNEWYFFSHKDRKYPTGSRTNRATHSGFWKATGRDKCIRNSYKKIGMRKTLVFYKGRAPHGQKTDWIMHEYRIEDTEDDPCEDGWVVCRVFKKKNLFKVGNDVGSNISNNRLEARSFIRRESPYQGISMFELNKPEEISVHQYPQPPMFQPHHKPLSIGYDYSLALLPRESEYQQACQPSGVEVGTCKAVSEWGIVNCNMVSHEDSSRAMRFEDDGNNTSSTVQPPSNLLSLRGENGFLGLF from the exons ATGAGTTCGTCTAACGGAGGTGTACCGCCTGGTTTTCGGTTTCATCCAACGGACGAAGAACTTCTTCATTactacttgaagaagaagatttcttaTGAAAAGTTTGAGATGGAAGTCATCAAAGAGGTTGATTTGAACAAGATTGAGCCGTGGGATTTACAAG ataGATGCAAAATAGGATCAACGCCACAAAATGAGTGGTATTTCTTCAGCCACAAGGATAGGAAATATCCGACAGGGTCAAGGACAAACCGTGCAACCCACTCCGGTTTTTGGAAGGCGACAGGACGTGACAAATGCATAAGAAATTCTTACAAGAAGATCGGCATGAGGAAGACTCTTGTATTCTACAAAGGAAGAGCTCCTCATGGCCAAAAGACAGATTGGATCATGCACGAGTACCGTATCGAAGACACTGAAGATGACCCTTGT GAAGATGGATGGGTTGTTTGTAGAgtgttcaagaagaaaaatctgtTCAAAGTAGGGAATGATGTTGGCTCAAACATCAGCAATAATAGGCTTGAAGCTCGTAGTTTCATCCGAAGAGAAAGCCCTTACCAAGGAATCTCAATGTTTGAGCTTAACAAGCCTGAAGAGATTAGTGTTCATCAATATCCTCAACCACCAATGTTTCAACCTCATCACAAGCCTCTTTCAATAGGCTATGACTATTCATTGGCTCTTCTACCAAGAGAAAGCGAGTACCAACAAGCGTGTCAGCCATCAGGGGTTGAGGTTGGCACGTGCAAGGCAGTAAGTGAATGGGGAATAGTGAATTGTAACATGGTGAGTCATGAGGACTCGTCTAGAGCGATGAGGTTTGAAGATGACGGTAACAACACTTCTTCCACGGTCCAGCCACCTTCTAATCTGCTTTCATTGCGCGGTGAAAATGGATTTCTTGGGTTGTTTTAA